The following proteins come from a genomic window of Salvia hispanica cultivar TCC Black 2014 chromosome 4, UniMelb_Shisp_WGS_1.0, whole genome shotgun sequence:
- the LOC125219438 gene encoding transcription factor VIP1-like codes for MMDVDPKFGNSAYNPGRADLDQISDAPTRAPFHRRAHSETFFRFPDLDDILIDGVLADLNLETPPQQQQKRNDGLAHLRSLSVDADFFEGLVLDGPPSAEAAPPGPRHRHSNSMDEYSSATSSCEVDSNAKKSIAADRLAELALIDPKRAKRILANRQSAARSKERKTRYTGELERKVQTLQSEATTLSAKITLLQRDTSALTAENKELKLKLQAMEQQAHLRDALNEALRNELQWLKIAAGQMHGSNGSSRGASSPFSPPQPPTQNYYAQQQQHTSPNNAKREG; via the exons ATGATGGACGTCGACCCCAAATTCGGAAATTCCGCCTACAATCCGGGTCGGGCCGACCTGGACCAGATTTCCGACGCCCCGACCCGGGCGCCCTTCCACCGCCGCGCCCACTCCGAGACCTTCTTCCGCTTCCCCGACCTCGACGACATCCTCATCGACGGCGTCCTCGCCGACCTCAACCTCGAAACGCCGCCGCAGCAGCAGCAGAAGAGGAACGACGGGCTGGCTCATCTGCGGAGCCTCTCGGTGGACGCGGATTTCTTCGAGGGGCTTGTGCTGGACGGTCCGCCGTCGGCTGAGGCGGCGCCGCCTGGGCCGCGGCACAGGCATAGCAACTCCATGGACGAGTACTCCAGTGCGACGTCGTCGTGCGAGGTCGATTCGAACGCGAAGAAGTCTATTGCTGCGGATAGGCTGGCGGAGCTCGCCCTGATTGACCCTAAGAGAGCcaaaag GATATTGGCGAATAGACAATCTGCTGCGCGAtcgaaagagagaaaaacgCGCTACACGGGTGAGCTGGAAAGGAAAGTTCAAACCCTGCAAAGTGAGGCCACCACGCTCTCAGCTAAGATCACATTGTTGCAG AGGGACACAAGTGCGTTGACAGCTGAGAACAAGGAACTGAAACTGAAGCTGCAGGCCATGGAACAGCAAGCACACCTCAGAGATG CTCTGAATGAAGCCTTGAGGAATGAACTGCAGTGGCTCAAGATTGCAGCCGGCCAAATGCATGGCTCCAATGGGAGCAGCAGAGGGGCATCCTCCCCATTTTCACCACCCCAGCCTCCAACGCAAAATTATTATgcgcagcagcagcagcacaCAAGCCCCAACAACGCGAAACGGGAGGGTTGA
- the LOC125219437 gene encoding serine decarboxylase 1-like, whose amino-acid sequence MVGSSVGLEAAMASNGSLVNGKASDRMTAAGELAFDPEPVPSDGVDLEITREIVLGKNVHTTCFEVTEPDADDESTGDKDAYMASVLARYRKTLVERTKHHLGYPYNLDFDYGALGQLQHFSINNLGDPFIESNYGVHSRQFEVGVLDWFARLWEIEKDDYWGYITNCGTEGNLHGILVGREVFPDGVLYGSKESHYSVFKAARMYRMECVKVATLVTGEIDCADFKEQLLQNKNKPAIINVNIGTTVKGAVDDLDLVIKTLEECGFSHDRFYIHCDGALFGLMMPFVKKAPKVSFKKPIGSVSVSGHKFVGCPMPCGVQITRLKHINALSSNVEYLASRDATIMGSRNGHAPIFLWYTLNRKGYKGFQKEVQKCLRNAHYLKDRLRDAGISAMLNELSSTVVFERPRDEEFVRRWQLACERNMAHIVVMPNVTIEKLDYFLNELIQGRSIWYKDEKVRPPCLATDIGTYNCCCDLHK is encoded by the exons ATGGTTGGGAGCAGCGTTGGACTGGAGGCAGCGATGGCGTCCAACGGATCTTTGGTTAACGGAAAGGCTTCGGATCGGATGACGGCGGCAGGAGAGCTAGCCTTTGATCCCGAGCCGGTGCCGTCGGACGGTGTAGATCTGGAGATCACGAGAGAGATCGTTTTGGGGAAGAACGTGCACACCACGTGCTTTGAGGTGACGGAGCCCGACGCCGACGACGAATCTACCGGCGATAAGGATGCGTACATGGCCAGTGTGTTGGCGAGGTACCGCAAGACGCTCGTGGAAAGGACTAAGCACCATTTAG GATATCCATACAATCTGGACTTTGATTATGGTGCTCTTGGTCAGCTGCAGCATTTCTCTATTAACAATCTTGGAGATCCCTTCATTGAGAGCAATTACGGTGTGCACTCTAGACAGTTTGAAGTGGGTGTTTTAGATTGGTTTGCCCGCCTGTGGGAAATTGAGAAGGATGACTACTGGGGATACATCACAAACTGTGGAACTGAGGGTAATCTTCACGGGATCCTTGTTGG AAGAGAAGTTTTCCCTGATGGAGTTTTGTACGGATCAAAGGAGTCCCATTACTCCGTCTTCAAAGCAGCAAGAATGTACAGAATGGAGTGCGTAAAAGTTGCGACTTTGGTCACTGGAGAGATTGACTGTGCAGATTTTAAAGAACAGCTGCTTCAGAACAAGAATAAGCCAGCGATCATTAATGTGAATATAG GAACCACAGTTAAAGGGGCTGTTGATGACCTCGATCTTGTTATAAAAACCCTTGAAGAATGTGGATTTTCACATGATAGATTCTACATTCATTGCGATGGTGCTTTGTTTGGTCTAATGATGCCATTTGTTAAAAAG GCACCGAAAGTTTCATTCAAGAAGCCAATTGGAAGTGTTAGTGTTTCAGGCCACAAGTTTGTGGGATGCCCAATGCCCTGTGGAGTGCAAATAACGCGGCTGAAACACATAAATGCTCTCTCAAGCAATGTAGAATATCTTGCATCTAGAGATGCAACAATCATGGGAAGCCGGAATGGTCATGCTCCAATCTTCTTGTGGTACACTCTAAACAGAAAAGGCTACAAAGGATTCCAAAAAGAAGTCCAAAAGTGCCTCAGAAACGCTCACTATTTGAAAGACCGACTCAGGGATGCAGGGATCAGTGCCATGCTCAACGAGCTGAGCAGTACTGTAGTGTTTGAACGGCCTCGAGATGAAGAATTTGTTCGCCGTTGGCAACTTGCCTGTGAGAGGAACATGGCACATATTGTTGTGATGCCAAATGTGACCATTGAGAAGCTGGATTACTTCCtgaatgaattaattcaaGGGCGATCGATTTGGTATAAAGACGAAAAAGTTCGCCCGCCTTGTCTAGCAACAGATATTGGGACCTACAACTGTTGTTGCGATCTTCACAAGTGA
- the LOC125217955 gene encoding SKP1-interacting partner 15-like, with the protein MDSSPFNNLPQDTLHQIFCHLPLRQIAAAKCVCKALRAALSSASFHHLLHTQSRSLPLLALKTSHRHVSPLLTLHSFDPAANHWLKFSLSFLPFAALHPITSSNGLLYLWASSPQNPQKALVVCNPLTARFKTLPQLGSAWSRHGAVLAGSLSAVLVLTELAVLYYSENGNPNFTPNWLKFSSNLPSKPRSPVLVSDFILTLCDVGSPWRSQWAMFKGRIVDTDKAMQWVRLERREWGDIFDILKRPRLVKAGSDRKVYMVGGLKSSYALQSACTTILVLRLDLDTLEWEEAGRMPLEMYRCFVESSKFKVFGGGNRVCFSAKRVGRLALWEEFGDGKNAWRWVDGVPGSGDVLSRGFVFEARLDAVL; encoded by the coding sequence ATGGATTCCTCCCCATTCAACAATCTACCCCAAGACACCCTCCACCAGATCTTCTGCCACCTCCCCCTCCGCCAAATCGCCGCCGCCAAGTGCGTCTGCAAAGCCCTCCGCGCCGCTCTCTCCTCCGCCTCCTTCCACCACCTCCTCCACACCCAATCCCGCTCCCTCCCCCTCCTCGCCCTCAAGACCTCCCACCGCCACGTCTCCCCCCTCCTCACCCTCCACTCCTTCGACCCCGCCGCCAATCACTGGCTCAAATTCTCCCTCTCCTTCCTCCCCTTCGCCGCCCTCCACCCCATCACCTCCTCCAACGGCCTCCTCTACCTCTGGGCCTCCTCCCCCCAAAATCCCCAAAAAGCCCTCGTCGTATGCAACCCCCTCACCGCCCGCTTCAAAACCCTCCCCCAGCTCGGCTCCGCCTGGTCCCGCCACGGCGCCGTCCTTGCCGGCTCCCTCAGCGCCGTCCTCGTCCTCACCGAGCTCGCCGTTCTCTACTACTCCGAAAATGGAAACCCTAATTTCACCCCCAATTGGCTCAAATTCTCCTCCAATTTACCCTCCAAACCCCGCAGCCCTGTCTTGGTCTCCGATTTCATCCTAACCCTATGCGACGTGGGGTCTCCGTGGAGGTCGCAGTGGGCGATGTTCAAGGGAAGGATTGTGGATACGGACAAGGCAATGCAGTGGGTGAGGCTGGAGAGGCGCGAGTGGGGGGACATTTTCGACATTTTGAAGCGGCCGCGGCTCGTCAAGGCCGGGAGCGATCGCAAGGTCTACATGGTGGGAGGGCTGAAGAGCTCCTACGCGCTGCAGAGCGCGTGCACGACCATCTTGGTACTGAGGCTGGACTTGGACACCTTGGAGTGGGAGGAGGCGGGGCGAATGCCGTTGGAGATGTATAGGTGTTTCGTGGAGAGTAGTAAGTTCAAGGTGTTTGGTGGGGGCAATAGGGTGTGTTTCTCGGCTAAGAGGGTCGGGAGGTTGGCGCTCTGGGAGGAGTTTGGGGATGGCAAAAACGCCTGGCGTTGGGTGGATGGCGTGCCTGGGAGCGGAGATGTCCTCTCCCGTGGATTCGTGTTTGAGGCCAGGCTTGATGCTGTTTTGTAG